One region of Quercus lobata isolate SW786 chromosome 2, ValleyOak3.0 Primary Assembly, whole genome shotgun sequence genomic DNA includes:
- the LOC115976236 gene encoding rhamnogalacturonan I rhamnosyltransferase 1-like isoform X2: MCRVKGNDGKCDHREDCEMGFMFSSEVMGEKSKSSVVFRRRIIKLWLIRVMSFTLLCACVGQILTLGTVWRPRLPTVWLSHSEVPLRIELPSDLAKVASPPKRVYKNNGFLMVSCNGGLNQMRAAICDMVTIARYLNATLIVPQLDKTSFWADSSDFHDIFDVDHFITSLKDEVRILKELPPGLKGRVKNGKLKSLQPVSWSNMSYYYKEILPLLKKKKVVHLSRTDARMANNGLPLEIQKLRCQVNFKALRFTSQIEELGRKVVRILREKGPFLVLHLRYEMDMLAFSGCTHGCNSMEVEELTKLRYDYPWWKDKVINSKMKRLSGLCPLTPEETTLVLKALGIDRNVQIYIAAGKIYGGKRRMQSLVEAFPNLVTKDTLLEPSELSFIKNHSSQMAALDYLVSLESDIFVPTYDGNMAKVVEGHRR; encoded by the exons ATGTGTAGAGTGAAGGGGAATGATGGCAAGTGTGATCATAGGGAGGATTGTGAGATGGGGTTCATGTTTTCAAGTGAAGTAATGGGGGAGAAATCCAAGAGTAGTGTGGTTTTCAGGCGGCGAATAATAAAGCTATGGTTGATTCGGGTTATGTCGTTTACGTTGCTTTGTGCTTGTGTTGGTCAGATATTGACATTGGGGACGGTTTGGAGGCCTAGATTGCCAACGGTTTGGCTTAGTCATTCTGAAGTGCCTCTGCGCATTGAATTACCTTCTGATCTAGCCAAAGTTGCTTCCCCACCAAAGA GGGTTTATAAGAACAATGGTTTTCTTATGGTTTCCTGCAATGGTGGACTGAACCAAATGCGAGCAGCA ATATGCGACATGGTTACAATTGCCAGATACTTAAATGCGACACTTATTGTTCCACAGCTagataaaacctctttttgggcTGATTCAAG TGACTTCCATGACATATTTGATGTTGATCATTTCATTACATCGTTGAAAGATGAGGTTCGGATATTGAAGGAATTACCACCAGGGCTCAAGGGAAGAGTTAAAAATGGAAAGTTAAAGTCATTGCAACCAGTTAGTTGGTCTAACATGTCCTACTACTATAAGGAG ATTCTTCCCTtgctgaaaaagaaaaaagttgtaCATTTAAGTAGAACTGATGCTCGAATGGCTAATAATGGACTACCTCTTGAGATTCAGAAGTTGCGCTGCCAAGTAAACTTCAAAGCTTTGAGGTTTACTTCACAGATAGAGGAATTGGGTAGAAAAGTTGTCAGGATTTTGAGGGAGAAGGGACCTTTCCTGGTCCTTCATCTCAGATATGAAATGGACATGCTCGCTTTCTCTGGCTGCACACATGGTTGCAATAGTATGGAGGTGGAAGAACTCACAAAACTGAG ATATGACTACCCCTGGTGGAAGGACAAAGTTATAAACTCTAAGATGAAAAGGCTCTCGGGTTTGTGCCCGTTGACACCTGAGGAAACCACATTAGTCCTTAAAGCTCTGGGAATTGATCGTAATGTTCAAATTTATATTGCTGCTGGAAAAATATATGGTGGGAAAAGGAGGATGCAAAGTTTGGTGGAAGCTTTTCCCAATTTG GTTACAAAAGATACTTTGCTGGAGCCCTCAGAATTGAGTTTTATCAAGAACCACTCATCCCAAATGGCAGCGTTGGATTATCTTGTTTCCCTGGAGAGTGATATATTTGTTCCTACATATGATGGAAACATGGCTAAAGTTGTTGAAGGCCATCGCAG ATGA
- the LOC115976236 gene encoding rhamnogalacturonan I rhamnosyltransferase 1-like isoform X1 — protein sequence MCRVKGNDGKCDHREDCEMGFMFSSEVMGEKSKSSVVFRRRIIKLWLIRVMSFTLLCACVGQILTLGTVWRPRLPTVWLSHSEVPLRIELPSDLAKVASPPKRVYKNNGFLMVSCNGGLNQMRAAICDMVTIARYLNATLIVPQLDKTSFWADSSDFHDIFDVDHFITSLKDEVRILKELPPGLKGRVKNGKLKSLQPVSWSNMSYYYKEILPLLKKKKVVHLSRTDARMANNGLPLEIQKLRCQVNFKALRFTSQIEELGRKVVRILREKGPFLVLHLRYEMDMLAFSGCTHGCNSMEVEELTKLRYDYPWWKDKVINSKMKRLSGLCPLTPEETTLVLKALGIDRNVQIYIAAGKIYGGKRRMQSLVEAFPNLVTKDTLLEPSELSFIKNHSSQMAALDYLVSLESDIFVPTYDGNMAKVVEGHRRFLGHKDTILLDRKLLVSLIDRYNNRSLSWDDFSLDVKKSHENRMGSPTKRVIIPDKPKEEDYFYANPYECLEPLDEPLRST from the exons ATGTGTAGAGTGAAGGGGAATGATGGCAAGTGTGATCATAGGGAGGATTGTGAGATGGGGTTCATGTTTTCAAGTGAAGTAATGGGGGAGAAATCCAAGAGTAGTGTGGTTTTCAGGCGGCGAATAATAAAGCTATGGTTGATTCGGGTTATGTCGTTTACGTTGCTTTGTGCTTGTGTTGGTCAGATATTGACATTGGGGACGGTTTGGAGGCCTAGATTGCCAACGGTTTGGCTTAGTCATTCTGAAGTGCCTCTGCGCATTGAATTACCTTCTGATCTAGCCAAAGTTGCTTCCCCACCAAAGA GGGTTTATAAGAACAATGGTTTTCTTATGGTTTCCTGCAATGGTGGACTGAACCAAATGCGAGCAGCA ATATGCGACATGGTTACAATTGCCAGATACTTAAATGCGACACTTATTGTTCCACAGCTagataaaacctctttttgggcTGATTCAAG TGACTTCCATGACATATTTGATGTTGATCATTTCATTACATCGTTGAAAGATGAGGTTCGGATATTGAAGGAATTACCACCAGGGCTCAAGGGAAGAGTTAAAAATGGAAAGTTAAAGTCATTGCAACCAGTTAGTTGGTCTAACATGTCCTACTACTATAAGGAG ATTCTTCCCTtgctgaaaaagaaaaaagttgtaCATTTAAGTAGAACTGATGCTCGAATGGCTAATAATGGACTACCTCTTGAGATTCAGAAGTTGCGCTGCCAAGTAAACTTCAAAGCTTTGAGGTTTACTTCACAGATAGAGGAATTGGGTAGAAAAGTTGTCAGGATTTTGAGGGAGAAGGGACCTTTCCTGGTCCTTCATCTCAGATATGAAATGGACATGCTCGCTTTCTCTGGCTGCACACATGGTTGCAATAGTATGGAGGTGGAAGAACTCACAAAACTGAG ATATGACTACCCCTGGTGGAAGGACAAAGTTATAAACTCTAAGATGAAAAGGCTCTCGGGTTTGTGCCCGTTGACACCTGAGGAAACCACATTAGTCCTTAAAGCTCTGGGAATTGATCGTAATGTTCAAATTTATATTGCTGCTGGAAAAATATATGGTGGGAAAAGGAGGATGCAAAGTTTGGTGGAAGCTTTTCCCAATTTG GTTACAAAAGATACTTTGCTGGAGCCCTCAGAATTGAGTTTTATCAAGAACCACTCATCCCAAATGGCAGCGTTGGATTATCTTGTTTCCCTGGAGAGTGATATATTTGTTCCTACATATGATGGAAACATGGCTAAAGTTGTTGAAGGCCATCGCAG GTTTTTAGGACACAAAGATACCATTCTATTGGACAGAAAGCTTCTGGTTAGTTTGATAGATCGATACAACAATCGATCATTGAGCTGGGATGACTTCTCTTTAGATGTGAAAAAATCTCATGAGAACCGTATGGGAAGCCCAACCAAACGAGTCATCATTCCAGATAAACCAAAGGAAGAAGATTATTTTTATGCCAACCCATACGAGTGTTTGGAACCGTTAGATGAACCATTGAGAAGCACATGA
- the LOC115976235 gene encoding transcription factor BIM2-like isoform X1 → MVKSAKIHQYEHHEEEFEDDDEGEEEEDEEDDGDVDGDGGGRNNNSNSNSNSSSSLLNRTTPRSRVGVGGKSSSTTQNQRSTAHRSKHSQTEQRRRSKINERFQILRNLIPQNDQKRDKASFLLEVIEYVQFLQEKLNTYEGDYRGWNPEPKKLIPWMDPSSRHKPAADECLCSRACRNHRGPAESFMDHSQVIRNGFGLENNVDPPAILSNAQNSTESELATEVVYKVLDHLTGSTAPPVPLNVQTKPNMFDLACRGGMPTESLQESISDAENLPSQPQPQWWHARPYATECAVPNNLLNVREELAVDSGSDSISSAYSQGILNSLTGALQSSGVDLSQASISVQVNVGKRSNSERISIASNSKDHEKQSMDDQVMVHTGVGSCSNESELAHKRLGTEES, encoded by the exons ATGGTGAAGTCAGCAAAGATTCACCAATACGAGCACCATGAAGAGGAATTcgaagatgatgatgaaggagaagaagaagaggatgagGAAGACGATGGTGATGTTGATGGTGATGGTGGAGGCAgaaacaacaacagcaacagtAACAGCAATAGCTCCTCTTCGCTCCTAAATAGGACTACACCTAGGTCTAGAGTCGGGGTAGGTGGGAAGAGCAGCAGCACCACCCAGAATCAGAGGAGCACTGCCCATCGTTCCAAGCACTCCCAGACTGAGCAGCGAAGGAGAAGCAAGATTAACGAGAG GTTTCAGATTTTGAGGAATCTCATACCgcaaaatgatcaaaaaagAGATAAGGCTTCATTCTTGTTGGAG GTTATAGAGTACGTACAATTTTTACAGGAGAAGTTAAATACATATGAAGGAGATTACCGGGGGTGGAATCCGGAGCCAAAAAAATTGATACCATGG ATGGATCCTAGCTCTAGACACAAACCTGCAGCTGATGAGTGCTTGTGTAGCAGAGCCTGT AGAAATCATCGTGGGCCTGCAGAGAGTTTTATGGATCATTCCCAAGTTATAAGGAATGGTTTTGGCCTTGAGAATAATGTTGACCCCCCAGCTATTCTCTCAAATGCACAGAACTCAACGGAATCTGAATTGGCCACGGAGGTGGTTTACAAAGTTCTGGATCATCTCACTGGGTCAACTGCTCCACCTGTTCCTTTGAATGTTCAAACGAAGCCAAACATGTTTGATCTTGCTTGTAGGGGTGGTATGCCTACAGAGTCTTTGCAGGAATCCATTTCTGATGCTGAAAACCTGCCTTCCCAGCCCCAACCCCAGTGGTGGCATGCTAGACCATATGCAACCGAGTGTGCTGTTCCAAATAATTTGCTGAATGTACGGGAGGAGCTGGCTGTTGATAGTGGATCAGATAGCATCTCAAGTGCCTACTCTCAAGG GATACTGAATTCTCTGACCGGAGCGCTGCAATCTTCTGGGGTCGATTTGTCACAGGCCAGCATTTCAGTACAAGTTAATGTTGGGAAACGTTCAAATAGTGAACGGATTAGTATAGCATCCAATTCAAAG GATCATGAGAAACAGTCTATGGATGATCAAGTGATGGTGCATACTGGAGTTGGTAGCTGTAGTAATGAGTCTGAGCTAGCTCATAAGAGGCTTGGAACAGAAGAAAGCTAG
- the LOC115976235 gene encoding transcription factor BIM2-like isoform X2: protein MVKSAKIHQYEHHEEEFEDDDEGEEEEDEEDDGDVDGDGGGRNNNSNSNSNSSSSLLNRTTPRSRVGVGGKSSSTTQNQRSTAHRSKHSQTEQRRRSKINERFQILRNLIPQNDQKRDKASFLLEVIEYVQFLQEKLNTYEGDYRGWNPEPKKLIPWRNHRGPAESFMDHSQVIRNGFGLENNVDPPAILSNAQNSTESELATEVVYKVLDHLTGSTAPPVPLNVQTKPNMFDLACRGGMPTESLQESISDAENLPSQPQPQWWHARPYATECAVPNNLLNVREELAVDSGSDSISSAYSQGILNSLTGALQSSGVDLSQASISVQVNVGKRSNSERISIASNSKDHEKQSMDDQVMVHTGVGSCSNESELAHKRLGTEES, encoded by the exons ATGGTGAAGTCAGCAAAGATTCACCAATACGAGCACCATGAAGAGGAATTcgaagatgatgatgaaggagaagaagaagaggatgagGAAGACGATGGTGATGTTGATGGTGATGGTGGAGGCAgaaacaacaacagcaacagtAACAGCAATAGCTCCTCTTCGCTCCTAAATAGGACTACACCTAGGTCTAGAGTCGGGGTAGGTGGGAAGAGCAGCAGCACCACCCAGAATCAGAGGAGCACTGCCCATCGTTCCAAGCACTCCCAGACTGAGCAGCGAAGGAGAAGCAAGATTAACGAGAG GTTTCAGATTTTGAGGAATCTCATACCgcaaaatgatcaaaaaagAGATAAGGCTTCATTCTTGTTGGAG GTTATAGAGTACGTACAATTTTTACAGGAGAAGTTAAATACATATGAAGGAGATTACCGGGGGTGGAATCCGGAGCCAAAAAAATTGATACCATGG AGAAATCATCGTGGGCCTGCAGAGAGTTTTATGGATCATTCCCAAGTTATAAGGAATGGTTTTGGCCTTGAGAATAATGTTGACCCCCCAGCTATTCTCTCAAATGCACAGAACTCAACGGAATCTGAATTGGCCACGGAGGTGGTTTACAAAGTTCTGGATCATCTCACTGGGTCAACTGCTCCACCTGTTCCTTTGAATGTTCAAACGAAGCCAAACATGTTTGATCTTGCTTGTAGGGGTGGTATGCCTACAGAGTCTTTGCAGGAATCCATTTCTGATGCTGAAAACCTGCCTTCCCAGCCCCAACCCCAGTGGTGGCATGCTAGACCATATGCAACCGAGTGTGCTGTTCCAAATAATTTGCTGAATGTACGGGAGGAGCTGGCTGTTGATAGTGGATCAGATAGCATCTCAAGTGCCTACTCTCAAGG GATACTGAATTCTCTGACCGGAGCGCTGCAATCTTCTGGGGTCGATTTGTCACAGGCCAGCATTTCAGTACAAGTTAATGTTGGGAAACGTTCAAATAGTGAACGGATTAGTATAGCATCCAATTCAAAG GATCATGAGAAACAGTCTATGGATGATCAAGTGATGGTGCATACTGGAGTTGGTAGCTGTAGTAATGAGTCTGAGCTAGCTCATAAGAGGCTTGGAACAGAAGAAAGCTAG